gtgtgtgtgtgtgtgtgtgcgtgcgtgcgtgagagagagagagagagagacatcatgTTTACATGCATCAAGTGTGCACATGTCCATCTTACCTGGGGACAGCTTGGCACTGATGTCAGGTTCCTCAGAGATAATTTCCCTTCTGGTGTTAAATGGGGCCGCGCCACAAAGAATTTCGTACAGCAACACGCCCAGCTGCCACACAGTGCAGGCATCTGCTCTGTAGCAACCACGCATGAACCACTCTGGTGGAGTGTATAGGGTGGTGCCTacaatacagagacagagagagaagagagagagagcgaaagaatgGTAAGGATAAAGGAGAAAGAGGGCCAAAGTGGGAAGGTCAGGCATTGTGTAACTTTAACAATAAGTACTtcatactagtagtatgtgtagtagtagtacttcatactagtagtatgtgtagtagtagtacttcatactTGGACATAGTCCAGCAGAGAAGGCTAAAGACACAGGCAAACATGTGAAACGCAACAAAGTGAACTCAGGAAGTTACCGAAGAACCTCGTGTAGAGTCCATTTTTCAGGAGGCAGCCGCAACCGAAGTCGATGAGCCTGAGACGTGGGGTGTCGGTGCCAGTCTCCACCAGGATGTTCTCCAGTTTGAGGTCCCGGTGGAGAACTCCTCTGGCATGAACATCTGCCATCATGCTCACCAGTTGCTTCATGAAGGGCTgagaaacacagagagggaaagagaggtagaAACAAGAAAAGAATGAGAAAGGATATGACATCACTGTCTGGATTTATCTATTGGGGGtacaccccacaaacacacaccccaacaCCCGCACACATAAGCACATGCTggcccatccatctgtctgtctgtccatccatcctccatcaaCCATCCATCTTTTCACCCACTCACCTtagcctcctcctcctgcagggaGCCCCCCACAGTCTCGAGGTAGTAGAAGAGGTCAATAGAGGGGACGGGTCTCTCCATCACCAAGACCAGGTCTCGCTCCACCTCAAACCAGTCCACCAGAGTCACGGCTGAATGCTTACCGATGGCTGCTGGTTGACCTCCTGCAAGCACCATCAGCATCACCTCCAGGGGGCAGCGCTGCAGGTTCCCATCAATAATCTGAGaaacacaaagagttgtaatgagtgtCTGAGGACCACCCATCGATGCCGATGAAAATAAGACAGAAATTAACGGTGAAACAAGGCAGTGAAATGTGATGAGAGCGTGTGGATTTTAGATAGCTTTGGGTAACTAACTAGGCTCACACTAAAGGATGAGGGAAGAGTAATAGAGGTGTTTTGTTTTAAATATGCATCACATACACTGAGCACACGGGCCGCTAATGAAAGAACACAGGTTTGAAATGACGTTGATGTTTCAAGATATGATGAGGACGCGTGAATTTACCATTGGGATCATCCTGGTTGCCTTTTCCAGGGGGATGTGTTTTATTGCCacctacagcacacacacacacacacacacacaatctactgaggatatgtccagcacataCAACGGGGTATGTAGGTCATGTGTTTGATACATGTGGCCTACTGATACTGTATGATGTGAACGTGAACCTTTAAACATCAGTGAGTGCTTCTTATGTTTATTTTCAAATCTGTACTTTGCGTCCGAGCAGCTGGACAATATTGTGTAGCTAGCCTATATTTTGTACGGCAAGAAGGTAGATAACTAGCATGTGCAAGTCTTGCATCTGCATGATGCCATTTTGTGTAAAATGATACTGGGCGCTGTAATAGCTCATCAGCTTACATTATGTTGGCTGTTAAAGCAACGAAGTACTCCTGTCaattaagaccccccccctcaaaaaggaCATAGATTAGAGGTCTTGTGTCCCCACGCCACTGTTTGTAAGTCTTACCTGTAAATTGTCCTCTTTGCGGCGGCCAGCATAGACGGCGCCAAAGCCTCCTTCACCCAACTGCTCCATTTCCTCGTATTTGTCCTCAAAgtcagctaaacacacacacacacacctgtttatctgtctatctgtatttatatgtgtctgtctgtctgtctgtctgtctgtgttattGTGTATCAGCTGACCTCTGCTGTATGACTTGGCAGTTCTTTTGGACTTGCAAGGAACGGTGTTATGTGAGCCACCCTCATTTTGATTGTGCTGGCGACTCTTCGAGCAGGCGCGGCTGGCTCTGGGGCTCTGCCTTTGGACCGGGGTATCCTCCTGAAACACAGGGGTACATGAAAAGATGAAAACATGGACATGTCTGACTCTCAttcttcctccatgtacatgtcCGCATCCTCCTCACCCCCTTGCGCAGCTCTGCTTGAGAGCTGTTTGATGCTGTCCTCCTTCTCTTAGCTCCCTCCTTACTCCCCTCTGAGCTGATcgtctctcttttcctctttgcTAGGATGGAAGACAGACGGGCTTATTTCTGCTGTGTTGCAGAAATGTTGAGACATCCATACATGTGTATTCTCAGTATACCCAAACAGGGAGTTCACAGGTCTCAGATCAGCAGGAACCATGATGAAAaggtgtgtatcatcagcataacaatgggtTGCATTACACACCATGTAATATTTGAGACCTgaactttgtctcagagaccagtgtagaacctggctaacccctgaatttagacaccaactggctaacactgatgtctttgcaaccCTGGGTGATTCCTCATTGGAAGAGGTAGAGCACAGATGTGAGGGGGAAGGGATTAcacataaccatcaggctttgctgctgactgtcagacaatcttgagagctaaaatatTACACGGCTGTTTCAGAACAAGTTTGCacgtacgaacgattgatgaatgaggcccgtgTTTTCAAATAACTTTACCAAGTGGAAACATATAAAGTTTAAACCACAAGGGCACAATGATAGGGAGACGTTTCATTTGCATAGCAGTTATAATTACCAGAGGAAAAAGAGGACTTGAAACCTAGCAGGTACAAACTAACAATGTGCTTGAAAGGGCAACCCACTTCTCAAGCCTCTATGTATCAGGATATTGTGAAAAAACtgttgtctgtgctgctggtGGCATGAAAACCAGAATGAAAACTGTTGTATGACAATATATAAATATTGATGCAGTCAGTTACTAAGAAAGGAAAGACTTGAGGCTGACTAATCATGGCAACGTTATGACATTTCTTCTCAAGCAAAGGTTTAATAGCTGAGAAAAGGTTGCAAGAAAGTAGGATTATGTTCATGAGCCCTGCAGATAGAAGGTAGTGGGGCAAGGTGGAGGGCCTAAAATGTGGTGCAGCCTTGTGGAGCAGACTAGAGTTAGGGTTTACCATGATAAAATGTATCATGCAACCCTCAGGAATGCACAGTGTGAAACAAACAGCAATATTCTGCCTAAAGTGCAGGACTTTCCTCTGGGAAAAATGACACATTCTTCACAGTTAGCCATGTTAAAAAACTCTCAGCATTGGTAGTGGagggtcccccccctttttttttcctccccaattgtacttggccaattaccccactcttctgagccgtccatcccctctgccgatccggggagggctgcagactaccacatgtctcctccaatacatgtggagtcgcctgccgcttcttttcacctgacagtgaggagtttcgccagggggacgtagcgcgtgggaggatcacactattccccccagtgtcccctcaaacaggcgcttcaactgaccagaggaggcgctagtgcagtgaccaggacacatgcccacatccggcttccctcctgcagacacggccaattgtgtctgtagggacgcccgcggccctgagagaggataagcggtttggatggtggatggatgaatggatgcccgaccaagcctgaggtaacatggggattcggactggcaatccccatgttggtaggcaacggactagaccgctccgctacccggacgccggtaATGGAGGGTTGAATAGATTGTCCCTCTGAAGAAAAGAGTTTTCGTTTTGCACTTGAATTTTCCTCTTTTTGTAGATCGTCAATGATTATTTTTGAGGTCAAGATGATACAAAtgacatgtacaaacacacaacgCTAGTGTGGAACCAACAGATAGTGTTAGATATCCTAACTCTGTCTTAACAAATGTATTTGAGTCCTTCACATCAATTCATAGTGTGTGACAAATGCATATGGCTTTTAAATTAAACATGGACTCGACATATTGCACAAATTTGTGGACATACTTACAGCTCATGATAATAGCAAAGTGTGTTAGAATATAAGGATGTGAAAATCCGGACTAAAACGAACAAACTGATATAAAATAACTAGAAAGATGTGTTGAAAGGTCTGCTCTCATGGGTTGTTCGCATTCATCTGGATTGACAGGTGGCCGGAACTTGGTAAGTGCATTCCGTCAGCCATTATGATGTCACGGAGTTCCATTTTCTTTCTAGGCTAAAGGTCACGTGTAGCAGCCAGTTTTAAGCAGATAAACAAAATACGGTAATAAATAATCATTATATATTCTGAAATATAttatacttctactactactactactaccactactactactactactaccactactttcggctgctcccattagaggtcgccacagcggatcatcaggtataaaatatattatatactactactactactttcggctgctcccgttagaggtcgccacagcggatcatcagttataAAATACATTATACTGAAATATACTAATATATATacttaaatatatataatatatatttatattatatatatatatatatatatgctcaaaTATATTATATTAATGAATTATAATCTATTATTAAATTGTAATTataatactgtcaaatcaggctgATGTACTTATACTATTATACTAATACTTTAATACTCATATACTATACCAGACTCACAATCCACTAACAATGCTCTCAAGCTTATCTGTCTTGTCGGCAAATATCACATACATAAGCCTGAAGTGCTTCAGATCACACCCAATATCCGGTTGTTTTGTGTTGAACTACATCTCTTTGACTCTGTTTCTGAGATAACAACGGACaaaaaaagctattaagacctCTCAAATAATAGGGAAAATAAAAATACTTTCTAATAAAAATATATAGATTGCATAATATACATTTAAGCTTCCATCTCCCTCGTACAGTCTGATGTTGTCAGTATTGgtttttgttttatcttttttgttttaatatattTGATATTGATGTCTTATGTATAAATACAAGATGTTAAAATGGTCATTTCTCTACGTGTTAAATTGACAGATGTATTTCTCTGCATATTTGCATATGCCACATATACCACATATACCATATTCTCTGCATGTATCTGCATATACCACACCAAACATGTTGGGTGTGAACACGTGGATCTGAATGATGTTGCTCTTCTAAaagcaacaaaataaataaacgaaTTACTTTGTTTAACACGTTACCTTTAAATACGACGACTTAAATCTCGCAGGCATACCATCTCACAGTACTGGAAAATATAAAAGGTGTGACTTTTCTTTCCCTGGTATGTGTTAGAATGGCATCTCTAAATGCTACCGTTGACCTGATGGAGTCAGTAAATCAACAGACTGCACTGATCACAGATCCACTAGACCAGACCACCAGACACCCGATAGACATCTCCTACTTGAGCATGGCTGATCCCAGCACTACATCTACCTTAAAGTAATGCTACACTCCTGGTTTACACATTAATACCTTTTTAAAGACTGGAGAGTAAAAAGTGGATATGTACTAATCCCTGGTTGAATATTCAGGAAATGGAGGGAAGACCGCAATCTGGAATGAGAACGCTATCCAGACAAGACGCGGAGGAGGAGAATAAAGGGCTGTTTTGTGATGTATCTGCATCCCTTTTCCACGTTCTCTGAGACAACATTGGCCAGAATCTCAGCCAACTCAAACACTGTCTGGAGAAGAGTCAGTCTGCTGCCCAGGCCTTGGAGTGCTCCCTAGCTGAGCTCGAGAAGGCAGAGGCCGGGTTCCCACCCCTGCAAGCCCTCCAGAGGCACAGCTGAGATGGAAACGAGGGAGATGAGGCTGCCTGGGCTCGGGAGAGAGCTTCCTGGCAGGCAGCAGCGTAGCAGGGGCTGCAGAAAGTACAGGAAGAGGCTGGGAGGGTCGACTGCCTTCTGATAGAAGTGGGGATCACTTTGACCACGAATAACACTCTAGTGACATGCCAGGGTGTAGTGGCGACATTGGTCCAGAGATATCAGGACATAGACAAGGGGCTTGGTGGAAGCAGGAGGGAAGAGGATAAAGAAGAATTTGACCTTCCAGGGAGGGAACATGCATCTCACCAGAAGGAGTCTCACCCCGGGAGAAGGGGCAGATAAAGACTGGGGCTGATTTACTTTGCAGGAGCAGCACATTCAAAGTGGTATAAAGCTGGAGTTAGGATCAGGGGTTAAAAGGAGTACCAGGAACAAACAGAATGAGAGCGAGGACAAGCAGAATCAGGTGGAGGATCGAAGCCAGAGGGCTCAGACTGAGGGCTCCATGCCCAAAGGCCAGGGAAGAGCAAGACAGAAGGAAGAGGTGGAGGTGAAGAGGAGCCCAGTTCAAAGATTTGCCCCCCTGGAGATACTGAGGGAGATAACAGGAAAAGCTGAACAGCTTGGGCTAAAGGACCCCAACCTCCCTGCTGTGCACCAGCGGTATTACATAGACCTTTTCCAGATGCTATATGCAAGTAAATCTTAGCATTTGTCTCATCCTGCTTAGAATATAAAACAGGTCTACTATATTTGATCAGTGAAATGACTAGATATCCAACTGACTAAATACTGTGCTTTAACTCTCAATATTTCCTTTCACAGTCCTTTATGGCAAACCCTGttcatctcacagtcacacaaaTGCCAAGACTTGTGCACCAACTCAGTTTGACCTATGTCTGCcaagacaaagaaaaacaaagtgcCCCTTAGCCTTTGTCAcagtcctgtcattgtgtgtttgTCCACAGGATGCATGCCTAAAGAGAGCTGGAGAGCTGTCTAATTTCCCAGCATGCTGAGTTtcggctggcagccataccaacgtgtaccctggctctgccaaatgacggacactaagcaggtatggacttggctagtacttggatgggagacctcccgggaaaactgaattgttgccggaagtggtgttggtgggcgagTAGGGGaagtcttctctctggtcctaataaaaccaacaaatatcaaatcccaatgccccagtgtagtgacggggacactggtgtaggagatgccgtccttcggatgagacgttaaaccgaggtcctgactcgctgtggtcattaaagatcccatggcacttatcgcaaagagtaggggttccccggtgtcctggcaaaattcccaacctggttcttCCATCagaccacctaatcatccccccatgtaactggctcagcgattcccccctctccacctcaagatgatgtgtggtgagcattctggtgcaaaatggatgccatgcatcactcaggtggtgctacccattggtggtggttgaggtgagttaaccccttcaatgtgaagcaccttgctatataaatgtaagtattattattattgtgtaatgCATATTCACAACCCAGCATCTCATAAGACAGCCACATCAGAAAAATAGAGGATCTCTGGGAAGAGACCATCGGCGCAAAATATGGGGGGTGGGCGGGGGGTCAGGGAGAACAAGACTCCCCCACTTTTACAAAGTTTGATTTTCCACCACTActagatatataca
The DNA window shown above is from Lampris incognitus isolate fLamInc1 chromosome 16, fLamInc1.hap2, whole genome shotgun sequence and carries:
- the LOC130126084 gene encoding serine/threonine-protein kinase pim-2-like, giving the protein MLVQVKNSQQQKYVKLEEVEGQFDFLQFQEKAKRKRETISSEGSKEGAKRRRTASNSSQAELRKGEDTPVQRQSPRASRACSKSRQHNQNEGGSHNTVPCKSKRTAKSYSRADFEDKYEEMEQLGEGGFGAVYAGRRKEDNLQIIDGNLQRCPLEVMLMVLAGGQPAAIGKHSAVTLVDWFEVERDLVLVMERPVPSIDLFYYLETVGGSLQEEEAKPFMKQLVSMMADVHARGVLHRDLKLENILVETGTDTPRLRLIDFGCGCLLKNGLYTRFFGTTLYTPPEWFMRGCYRADACTVWQLGVLLYEILCGAAPFNTRREIISEEPDISAKLSPGCEDLLQKCLSKCPVERPSLEELQRHPWLN